A stretch of DNA from Arthrobacter jiangjiafuii:
CAGGAAGGGGTTCCTTCCGGCGAAACGAAACTTGCGTAGTGCATGGCCATCCTTTGGCTTGGGGGGCTGGAGCAGGGCCCTGTATCGGGCGGGCCCTACAGGTGCCGTGTGGGACTGATCACAACCACACTAGGCAGCAAATAACCTACTCGTCAAGAAAAATATATTATCTGTCTAATAATCCGACAAAGCCCTCAGTATGGGGCAGAATCGTTTGGAAAGAGGGAGGAAGTCATGGCACAAGCAGGACCCCAGGCAATCGAATGGATACGGGAAGAAATCCTGAGGGGTGAGTGGGGTCCGGGCACGAGGCTGCAGCCGGCGGCGCTGGCCGAACGGCTGGGCGCGAGCAGCACCGTGGTCCGGGAGGCCCTGGCCAGGCTGGCCGGTGACGGTTTGGTGACATCCCTGCCGAACCGGGGGTTCTTCGTCCGTGAACTGGACATCCAGGAGTTGGAGGACCTGACCGAACTGCGCTGCGTGACTGAGGCGCTCGCCGCACGGCTGGCCGTGGCCCGCGGAGACGTGGTGTGGGAATCGGAGGTGATGGCGGTCCACCACCAGCTGGCACGCATTCCCCGGCGTGCGGCCGAGGACCCTTCCCATGTTGATCCGGCGTGGCAGAAGGCCCACAAAGCCTTCCATCTCAAGTTGCTCGAAGCCTGCGCCTGCCAGCCGATGCTGAAACTGGCCTCTGACCTTTCCGACGCCACCGAGCTCTACCGCTGCTGGGCCGCCCCCCATGTGGAACCGGGCAGACGGGATGTTGAGAAAGAGCACCGGGATATCCTGGCGGCGGCGCTGGCGCGGGACGCTGAGGAGCTGACGCGACTCCTGCGCTCACATTACGAAGCGACAGTCCGCGTCGTGCTGGATTCGGGCATAGCCGTGCCGCGTCCGGCAGGCTGATGAGCTGCCCGGCAGGAGGCCGGCAGCCTTAGACCGACCGCGCTGATCCGCCGTCGA
This window harbors:
- a CDS encoding GntR family transcriptional regulator; this translates as MAQAGPQAIEWIREEILRGEWGPGTRLQPAALAERLGASSTVVREALARLAGDGLVTSLPNRGFFVRELDIQELEDLTELRCVTEALAARLAVARGDVVWESEVMAVHHQLARIPRRAAEDPSHVDPAWQKAHKAFHLKLLEACACQPMLKLASDLSDATELYRCWAAPHVEPGRRDVEKEHRDILAAALARDAEELTRLLRSHYEATVRVVLDSGIAVPRPAG